The DNA window AATCCGGATCTGCAGATGAGCTCCATCCGGAACTACGATTTGCGTTTTGATTATAATCCCTATCCGGGGGGGCTTGTTTCTGTTTCCTGGTTTTATAAGGAGCTGAAGGATGTCATTGATTATCGTCAGCAGATTCTGGGGGGAGCAACGCTGGCGACCACGCCGGACAATTATTCGGAAGGAACCATCAACGGCTATGAGCTTGAGATGCGCCAGTCATTAGGTGAATGGTGGGAACCGCTGGAGGGATTGGATTTGGGGGCCAACCTGACGCTGATCCAGTCTGAACTGGATGCTTCGGGTGCGGAGCTTGATGCGCTGGCCGGACTCCCCGAAATCATCGAGGCGGAATATGATGACGGCACGCGCGATATGATGGGCACCCCTGAATATCTGTATAATTTAAATGCCACCTATACGGTTCCGAAGTTCGGAACAGAGCTCGGCCTGTTTTACATCTTTAAAGGTGATGCGCTGAAGGCTGCGGGAACACAGGATTCCAACCGGTATATTCCGAATATTTATGAAAAGGGTTACGGGGTGCTTAACTTTTCCCTTTCGCAGAAACTGGGCAATCATTTCAAAGTCGGTTTCAAAGCAAAAAATCTGCTCAATCCGGAAATTCAGTCCGTCTACCGCTCTGAATATGCCGGTGAGGATGTCATTCGGACCTCCTATAAAAAGGGCATCGAATACAGTGTGGGTGTGAGCACCACCTGGTAACGACCTGCTAACAATTCACTCACTGTTCAAAAACATTCTGACAATAGAACTCTAGCCCGAGGTAAACATGAAAAAACAACTGTTGATAATTTTAGCCGTTTCCGGCGCGGCCTTCGGGGCACAGGCGCAGGAACTGGATGAGACGAAAGAGGCGCTCTCGAAGTGGGTTGAAACCCGCAAGCTGATCTCGGAAGAGAAGCAGAAATGGGAGCTGGAACGTGAAATTCTGGGCGACCGGATTGATCTGGTCCGTAACGAGCGCGATACCCTGAATACCAAAATCCACGAGACACAGTCGCTGATTACCGACGCCGACAAAAAACGTGAGGATTTGGTTAAAGAAAAAGACGCGCTGAAAAATGCATCGGCGACACTCGTTAACCGAATCTTCACGCTGGAGCGCGAAGTGCTGAACCTGTTGCCGTCGCTGCCGGAGCCGGTTCAGGAGCGAATCAAATCGCTGAGTCAGCGGATTCCGAAAACAGAAGAGACGGAGCTCTCGTTGTCGGAGCGCTATCAGAACCTCATCGGAATCATCAACGAGCTCAACAAAGGAGCCGGTGAAATTACCGTGGTGAGCGAAGTGAAAAAACTTTCCGATGGCTCCAGCGCTGAAGTGCAGACGATGTATATCGGCTATGCGGCCGGCTATTCCTGCAACAACAACGGCGATGTTGCCTTCATCGGAACCCCGACTTCCGAAGGCTGGAAATGGGAGCAGGATAATTCCATCGCCCGGACCGTTGCCGACTCCATCTCCATTTTGAAAAACGAAAAGGTCGCGGCCTTTATGCCGTTGCCCGTAAGCGTCGATTAAGGATTATACGATGAAAAAATCAGGATTTAACTGCACGCCGCGCCGCAACTGTTTTCTTTCTGCTGTTGCGCTGCTGGTACTCACCGCACTGGGGGCGTCCGCTCAGAATGCCGTCCCTATGCAGGAAAAGCTGGAAGCCAGTCTGCAGGAGCTTTCCAATGTCCGGAACGCAATCGCCAGGGAAAAACTTCCGATGGTGAAGGGGCTCAATGCACTGGAAGATGAGGTGATGGAGGTGCGCCTTGAACATCAGAAAATCATGCGTCAGCTCGACAGCCGCAATCTTGATCTGAATAACCTGCGTTCCGATATTAAAAGCCGCAAGGGCGAAAAAAACTACATCTCCAATCTGCTGGTTGAATACACCCGGAACTTTGAAACCCGGCTGCACATTGCCGAGCTGGATTTATATGAAAATCTGGTAAAGGCCGCTTCGCTGGCGCCGGAAAACAGCAACCTTTCCGACCAGGAGATTTTTGTTAAACAGACTGAACTGGTGGAAACGTCCATTCAGCGTCTGCAGGAGATTGTCGGCGGCAGTGCATTCGCCGGAACCTCTGCCGGCGAGGACGGTCTTGTGAAACAGGGCAATTTCCTGCTGATCGGACCGGTGGCGCTTTTTGCATCGGAAGACGGTTCGCTGGCGGGGATTGCCGAACAGCGCCTCGGTTCGCTGGAGCCGACCGTTCTGCCGTTTGCCGATCCGCTGAATACGGAAATGGTGAAGCGTACAGTGGCGGAAAAGAAAGGTATCTTTCCGTTTGATCCAAGCCTTGGAAACGCCCGGAAAATCGAGGAAACCCGAGAGACCTTCAAAGAGCATCTGGCGAAGGGTGGAAAAGTGGGCTATGTGATTGTCGGCATGTTTGTGCTCTGTGTCGCGATTTCGATTTTCAAAGTCATTCAGCTGCTGCTGGTGCCGAAAGTGTCTGAATCGAGGGCGATGCCCGTGCTGAAAGCAATCCTGGTGAACGACCATAAAAAAGCTGCTGCCGAAATTGGCAAACTCAGGGGGCCGACAGCCGTCATGCTGACGTCCGGCATCGAGCATATCACCGAACCGAAGGAACTCGTTGAAGAGGTGATGTATGAAGAGATGCTGACGACGCGGATGCGTGTGAATAAATTTACACCGGTCCTGGCGGTCTGCGCGTCCACCGCACCGCTGATGGGGCTGCTCGGTACGGTTACGGGTATCATCAACACCTTTAAAATGATCACGGTATTCGGGTCCGGCGATGTGAAAACGCTTTCCGGCGGGATTTCCGAAGCCCTGGTGACGACCGAAATGGGGCTGGTTGTGGCGATCAGTGCGCTGGTGATGTATGCCTTTCTTTCGCGTATGGCCAAAAAGATTACCGACCAGATGGAACAGGTGGCCATTCTCTTCATCAACCGTTCGGTCCGTGCGGCCGGAGAAGCTGAAGAAGCGACGGCGGCGTAAGCGGAATCTGATCCATGGACTTAAGCTTACAGGAATTCTGGAAACAAACGCTGACGATCTGGGGATCGGGCGGCTGGGCGATGTATGCACTGGCCGCCGATGCCTTCATCATTTTCTACATGGGCTTCAGCATCTTTTCGCGCATTCGGGCGAAGGGCTATCTTTATGTCTCTGAAAAAAAGATGAAGCGCTGGATCAAGGCTCCGGAAAAAGGGCGCGGTCCGGTCGGAAAAATGATCCGGTTTGTGATGGGGGCGCGTGACCTCGACGAGATCGGTATTTTCTTTGATGAGCTGAACCAGACCGAGATTGCACCGGTCAACCGGGATCTTAAAGTGATGCAGACCTGCGTGAGTATTGCGCCGCTGATGGGCCTGCTTGGTACCGTGACCGGTATGCTCTCGACCTTTGCGGCACTGGCCGGCGGATCGGGCGGCGATAAAACCATGGGCATGGTGGCCGGCGGGATTTCTGAAGCCCTGATCACCACGGAAACCGGTCTGCTGATTGCGCTGCCCGGTCTGATTTTTCAGTACAAGCTGGCCCGCGAGCATGCGCAGTACAAAGCCTTTCTGGCCCACTTGCAGACGGTGTGTTCCCAGCGAATTTATAAAGAGACCCTGAAAAAGGATGCCGCGTAGCCCTTACGCAATACGAATTACGGAGTATGTCAAATGGGACGTTTCAGCAACAGCAGCGAAGATAATACAGAAGTGGCGGTGGATATTTCGCCACTGATCGACTGCGTATTTATTCTTCTGATTTTCTTTATCGTGACCACCACCTTTGTGGAGGAGACCGGCGTGGAAGTCGATAAACCGCAGGCGGCGTCGTCGGTTCAGCTGGAAAAAACCAGCATCATGATCGCCATCACCCAGAACGGGGAAGTTGTTTATGGCGGCAACGAAATCGGTATTTCCGGTATCCGTCCTTTAGTGAAGCGCATGATGCAGAAGGAAGAGGTGCCGGTCATCATTCAGGCCGACCAGAACGTGATGTCCGGTCTGCTGGTCCGGGTGATCGACGAGGCCAAGCTGGCCGGTGCCGTCAAAGTGAGTATTTCCACCCTTAAGAACCAGGGATAGGACAACGTGGAACCGTTCGCTAAATTTTTAAAACAGTTGGCGCAGCAATCGGCAAATGTCGCAATGGGCGGAGCCCTGACCTTTTCCTTTTTTATGCTGCTTCCGATTCTTCAGGTCATCACGCAGCCGCCGGCCAAAGATTTAACCATCCGCACGGTCGATGTGGCCAACGTGCCGCCTCCGCCGCCGCCCCCGATGGAAGAGGAGGAACCGCCTGAACCGGAGCCGGAAGAACCGCCGCCCCCGGCGGTCGATGCTGCTCCGCTGGATCTCTCGCAGCTTGAACTGGCTTTGAACCCCGGTGACGGCGGATTCGGCGGCGGCGACTTTTCCGTCAACATCGGTGCCGTGGCCGGTAACGGTGATGAAGTCGATGCGATTTTTTCGCTCTCCGATCTCGATCAGAAACCGCGCGTGGTGTATCAGCCGGCCCCGATTTATCCGCCCGAGCTGGCGCGTAAAGGCATGCAGGGCACCGTTTATGTTTTATTTCTTGTCGACAGGAATGGTCGAACCAAAGACCTGAAAGTTCAGAAGTCGACGCATCCGGCCTTCAATAATCCGGCCCTGAAGGCGGTCAAGCAGTGGAAATTTGAGCCGGGTAAACGCAAGGGCAAACCCGTCCAGTTCCGGATGCGAGTGCCGATCACCTTCCAAAAGTAGGATAACGTCATGATGAATATGTCCAGAAATTATAAAACCGCCGGCATCACCGCGCTGATGCTTTGCGCCGGCGTCGCCGGCGCCGATGAAATGCAGGATCTGATCAATGCACTGCCGGATATGACCGGTATCCGTAAGCCGCCTTCAGCCATGGTCAACACAAAGCCGAAAAAGGTTCAGGACCTGTCGATCTGGGATGAAGAAATGTTCCAGAAACAGTTTATGGCCAGCTATGGCGTGAATACCGAAATTGAACCGAAGCTGACGGCCGTGGAATACGAACAGATGCAGAAAATTCTGGATGCCATGTCGGCCGAGGATGATACGCAAAAAGCGGAAAAGCTCCTGTTGAAAAACTGCAAAGACTCCTCTTCGGCAACCTTTGAGTTCACGTTGGCGAATATCTATTTTCAACAGGATAAGCTCGATGAAGCGCTGAAGTACTATGATGAGGCCATTGCGCAGTTTCCGAATTTCCGTCGGGCGTATAAAAATGCGGGTTTGATTCATGTGCGCAACGGGGATTTTAAAAAGGCGCTGCCGTATCTGACCAAAACGATTGAGCTGGGGGGACACACATCCATTGCCTACGGGCTGCTGGGTTTCGCCTATGGCTCCACTGATCATCATCTCTGCGCGGAATCGGCCTATCGTCAGGCGATTCTGCTCGATCCGGAAACCATTGATTGGCAGCTGGGGCTGGCCCGCAGTTTCTTTAAGCAGCAGAAGTTCGGTGATGCGGTGAGTCTCTGCAATACGCTGATCCGGAAAAAGCCGGACAACGCCGATTTCTGGCTGCTGCAGGCGAATGCCTATCTCGGGCTGAAACAGCCGATGCGGGCCGCGGAAAATTATGAATATGTTAATGCCATGGGTAAATCGACCCCGGAAAGTATGACCATGCTTGGCGATATTTATGTGAATGAAGAGCGTTGGGATCTGGCGGCCGATGCTTATCTGCGCGCTTACGAACTGAATGATGGCGCGGAGCCGGAAAAGGCCCTGCGTGCGGCAAAAATTCTGGCGGCCCGGGGATCGCTGGAACAGTCGGTTCGAATGCTGAGCCGGGTGGCGGAACGGAAGTCATCGCTGGATAAGGAAAATCTCAAGGAGCTGTTGAAGCTGCAGGCCCGCGTGGCCGTGGCCGAGGGGGGCGGTGACGATGTGGTGGCCATTCTGGAGGAGGTGGTGGAAGTTGATCCGCTGGACGGCGAGGCCCTTATTCTGCTGGCTCAGCACTACGGCCGCAACGTGCCTGAAAAAGCGATCTTTTATTATGAGCGTGCCGCAGGGATTGAAAAATTTGAAGCCGAAGCCAGGCTGTACCATGGGCAGCTGCTGGTGGGTCAGGCTAAATATGCCGATGCCATCCCGCTGCTGCGTCGCGCCTATGAGCTCAAGCCGCGTTCCGATATTGAAGATTATCTGAAACAGGTAGAGCGCATTGCGAAAACACGAAGTTAATCGATCAGTATGGATCTGTTTTTAATCGACGGTATTGCGCCGTTTTTCAGGGGCTTCGACCAGGAGGTGATCAACTGGTCGAAAGCCCCTTTTGCTCATCTCGAAAAAGGCGATGGACTGAATGTGAAGCGGCTGGAGCAGATTCGGTGTGATTTTCGTACCTTCTGTGAAAAAGCGGCGGATGCAGGCTACAATGCCATCACGCTGGATGATCTGGCGCATCTGTGTATTTTTGATTTTTATGAACCGGAACTGATACATAAGCTGTTTGAATATCGCCTTTTTTTCAGCGAGCTGTTCGAAATTGCCGATGAAAACGGGCTCACGCCGTACATCACAACCGATCTGCTGTTTTATAACCGCGCGATTGAAAAACATATCGGAACCAAAGACGAGGATGTGCGACGTTTTGCCGCCGACGCCTGCCGTCAGCTCTTTACCGATTTTCCAGGTATTGGCGGATTGATCGTCCGTATCGGTGAGGCGGACGGGCTGGATGTGGAGGGCGATTTTCACAGTCGACTGGTGCTGAAGACTCCGTTGCAGGCCCGCCGGATGATTGAGGCACTGATTCCGGTTTTTGAGGAATTTGACCGCCTGCTGATTTTCCGCACCTGGAGTGTGGGCGTTGGGAAAGTGGGGGACATTATCTGGAATCCGGATACCTTTGATGCGGTTTTCCAGGGATTGGAACATGAGCATTTTATTATTTCCATGAAATACG is part of the Pontiella agarivorans genome and encodes:
- a CDS encoding DUF3450 family protein; the protein is MKKQLLIILAVSGAAFGAQAQELDETKEALSKWVETRKLISEEKQKWELEREILGDRIDLVRNERDTLNTKIHETQSLITDADKKREDLVKEKDALKNASATLVNRIFTLEREVLNLLPSLPEPVQERIKSLSQRIPKTEETELSLSERYQNLIGIINELNKGAGEITVVSEVKKLSDGSSAEVQTMYIGYAAGYSCNNNGDVAFIGTPTSEGWKWEQDNSIARTVADSISILKNEKVAAFMPLPVSVD
- a CDS encoding MotA/TolQ/ExbB proton channel family protein, translating into MKKSGFNCTPRRNCFLSAVALLVLTALGASAQNAVPMQEKLEASLQELSNVRNAIAREKLPMVKGLNALEDEVMEVRLEHQKIMRQLDSRNLDLNNLRSDIKSRKGEKNYISNLLVEYTRNFETRLHIAELDLYENLVKAASLAPENSNLSDQEIFVKQTELVETSIQRLQEIVGGSAFAGTSAGEDGLVKQGNFLLIGPVALFASEDGSLAGIAEQRLGSLEPTVLPFADPLNTEMVKRTVAEKKGIFPFDPSLGNARKIEETRETFKEHLAKGGKVGYVIVGMFVLCVAISIFKVIQLLLVPKVSESRAMPVLKAILVNDHKKAAAEIGKLRGPTAVMLTSGIEHITEPKELVEEVMYEEMLTTRMRVNKFTPVLAVCASTAPLMGLLGTVTGIINTFKMITVFGSGDVKTLSGGISEALVTTEMGLVVAISALVMYAFLSRMAKKITDQMEQVAILFINRSVRAAGEAEEATAA
- a CDS encoding MotA/TolQ/ExbB proton channel family protein; amino-acid sequence: MDLSLQEFWKQTLTIWGSGGWAMYALAADAFIIFYMGFSIFSRIRAKGYLYVSEKKMKRWIKAPEKGRGPVGKMIRFVMGARDLDEIGIFFDELNQTEIAPVNRDLKVMQTCVSIAPLMGLLGTVTGMLSTFAALAGGSGGDKTMGMVAGGISEALITTETGLLIALPGLIFQYKLAREHAQYKAFLAHLQTVCSQRIYKETLKKDAA
- a CDS encoding ExbD/TolR family protein, with the translated sequence MGRFSNSSEDNTEVAVDISPLIDCVFILLIFFIVTTTFVEETGVEVDKPQAASSVQLEKTSIMIAITQNGEVVYGGNEIGISGIRPLVKRMMQKEEVPVIIQADQNVMSGLLVRVIDEAKLAGAVKVSISTLKNQG
- a CDS encoding energy transducer TonB, with the translated sequence MEPFAKFLKQLAQQSANVAMGGALTFSFFMLLPILQVITQPPAKDLTIRTVDVANVPPPPPPPMEEEEPPEPEPEEPPPPAVDAAPLDLSQLELALNPGDGGFGGGDFSVNIGAVAGNGDEVDAIFSLSDLDQKPRVVYQPAPIYPPELARKGMQGTVYVLFLVDRNGRTKDLKVQKSTHPAFNNPALKAVKQWKFEPGKRKGKPVQFRMRVPITFQK
- a CDS encoding tetratricopeptide repeat protein, whose amino-acid sequence is MMNMSRNYKTAGITALMLCAGVAGADEMQDLINALPDMTGIRKPPSAMVNTKPKKVQDLSIWDEEMFQKQFMASYGVNTEIEPKLTAVEYEQMQKILDAMSAEDDTQKAEKLLLKNCKDSSSATFEFTLANIYFQQDKLDEALKYYDEAIAQFPNFRRAYKNAGLIHVRNGDFKKALPYLTKTIELGGHTSIAYGLLGFAYGSTDHHLCAESAYRQAILLDPETIDWQLGLARSFFKQQKFGDAVSLCNTLIRKKPDNADFWLLQANAYLGLKQPMRAAENYEYVNAMGKSTPESMTMLGDIYVNEERWDLAADAYLRAYELNDGAEPEKALRAAKILAARGSLEQSVRMLSRVAERKSSLDKENLKELLKLQARVAVAEGGGDDVVAILEEVVEVDPLDGEALILLAQHYGRNVPEKAIFYYERAAGIEKFEAEARLYHGQLLVGQAKYADAIPLLRRAYELKPRSDIEDYLKQVERIAKTRS